AAGAACATCAAGGCGGCGATAGAGCAGGGCAACCGCTTCATGATGGAGACCGACTACATAGACGACAAGCGCCGTCCGGGAGCAGTGCTCGGGCCGAAGACCGTGCCGAAGAGGACGAAGGCGTTCCTACAGAACGGCCTCTTCACCGAGGAGGACGTTTACAAGATTCACGTCGAGAACCCGAGGAAGGTCTATGAGGTAGAGGTTGAGGAGTAGAGTACCTTTCCCTCCCTTAAAACCGTCTTTATGAAGCTGTCCTCCCTTCTTTTAAACTCCCCTGGCTTTATGACTACCGGGCTTATCAGCTCCCCGTATTCGAGGAGAATATCAGTAACAATATTCATCAGCTCATCGAAATCAACGTCACCCACGATAAGGACGTCTATATCGCTCTCCTCGTCGTAGTCTCCTCTCGCGTAGGAGCCGAAGAGCACGATATTTTCGATGGAATGGCCAAATTGATCCTCCACTCTCCTGAGGAATTCATCAAGGGCTGAGGCTTTCTTTCCCATGGGTACTCCCCTCCAATGCTCGCTTTATCCTCTCAAGGAAACGCTCGGCGTTTTCGACTACGCTCTCGGCTTCCTCTGTGGAGGGAGTGTAATAAACGTCGTAATCTGCTCGCGACCTTAAAGAAAAGGCGGAGGTCAAGTATTTAGCATAGACCTTCTCAATAAAGCCCTCATCTACAAAGTGAAGGCCAAACATCCTCACAACACCGGAATGCTTTTTAGGATTTACCCCCTTCATTAGAAGCAGGGCTCTTGCCGCATGAAACATGGAGTAGTAGGCGCGGCTTATAGCGTCCCTGAGTCTTCCATTCTGGAGAAGTAGCTGGGCGGAGGATAGCTCCTCCTCTGCAAGTTCAATATGCTTAGCGACCTCTTCCGGAACGGCCATCTTCCCACCACGGTAAATTTGGTCTACAATGTATTTAACCCCTTCGTCAGACCTCCACCCTCCTCACCACCCTCACAATCCCGGGCTCGCCGATTTCTCCCTCCACTTCAAAGATTTTGCCAAGGAACTGCTCCACGACCCAGACGTTTGTGACGAGGTGGCTGGTTATCTCCGTTACCCCTATCTCTCCACCAGCGAAAGCTAAGAACGGTATCAGCTGGTCGCCGAGGAACCTGTCAACCGCTTTTCCGCCGGTCAGCTGGTCGAGAAGCTCATCGGCGGCCTCCCTGCCAACAACCTCGGCGGGCTTTCCGCGTTTTCCAAGGGCATCCCCCCCGAGCCTCAACGAATCGGTTTCAGCCCAGAGAACGATGCCGCTTCCCGGCCCGAGGGAGCGAGAAACCTCGGTCTCTATCTCGACTGGGACGCTGTAAAGCTCTTCAAGCCTCTCCCTGGCAGCCTTTGCCTGTCTCTCGGCGACGTGGGCCGGCAGATTGGTGGCATGGCTTACCCCTGCGAAGCGCTCCACCTTGCCCCACTCAATGGCATTCAGGGGCTTCCTCTCCCCCCAGGGCTCAATCCTCCCAACCACCAGCCCTCCACCCTTCGGGTAGTGCCCTCTCCGTCTGATT
The Thermococcus radiotolerans genome window above contains:
- a CDS encoding HEPN domain-containing protein, producing the protein MAVPEEVAKHIELAEEELSSAQLLLQNGRLRDAISRAYYSMFHAARALLLMKGVNPKKHSGVVRMFGLHFVDEGFIEKVYAKYLTSAFSLRSRADYDVYYTPSTEEAESVVENAERFLERIKRALEGSTHGKESLSP
- a CDS encoding nucleotidyltransferase domain-containing protein; protein product: MGKKASALDEFLRRVEDQFGHSIENIVLFGSYARGDYDEESDIDVLIVGDVDFDELMNIVTDILLEYGELISPVVIKPGEFKRREDSFIKTVLREGKVLYSSTSTS
- the rtcA gene encoding RNA 3'-terminal phosphate cyclase, which codes for MIVIDGSYGEGGGQILRTAIALSVITEKPVKIVKIRANRPNPGLRPQHLHGILALKELSGASVKGAQVGSTVLEFIPRKAEPRHVRVPIKTAGSITLVLQALLPAMAFTGGSFEITGGTDVPWSPPVDYLKNVTLYALGRIGIEAELEIRRRGHYPKGGGLVVGRIEPWGERKPLNAIEWGKVERFAGVSHATNLPAHVAERQAKAARERLEELYSVPVEIETEVSRSLGPGSGIVLWAETDSLRLGGDALGKRGKPAEVVGREAADELLDQLTGGKAVDRFLGDQLIPFLAFAGGEIGVTEITSHLVTNVWVVEQFLGKIFEVEGEIGEPGIVRVVRRVEV